A window of Anaerolineae bacterium genomic DNA:
CAGCCTGAATACTTCCTCAAGCCGGTGAGAGATGTAGATGACGGTTACTCCCTGCTGGCGAAGCCGCCGGACGACCTCAAATAGATTGGCCGTCTCCTGTTCGCTGAGGGGGGCGGTAGGTTCATCCATGATGAGCAACCGCACACGCCGGGAGAGCGCCTTGGCGACTTCCACCAGCTGGCGTGCTGCGATGCCGAGATCGGCAACAAGTCGGGTGGGTGGGAGGTCAATCCCCAGCAGGTTAAGCAATTCCCGGCTGCGTTGATGCATGGTGCGGAAGTCGATGACTCCCTGCACAATTTGCGGCTCGTGACCCAGAAAGATGTTGCGTGCCACGCTGAGGTACGGCACCAGGTTCAGTTCCTGGTAAATCACGCTCACCCCGATGTGTTGCATACGCGCCGGGGTGGGCTGCTGAATACGCTGGCCGTCAAAGATGAGGTCGCCGCTGTCAGCCTGGTAAGCGCCGGAGAGGATTTTGATCAGGGTGGATTTGCCCGCCCCATTTTCGCCAATGAGGGCATGAATCTCGCCAGTCTGGACTTCGAAGTCCACGCTGTCCAGCGCGAGCACGCCCGGAAAGCGCTTGGAAACCTGGCTCATGCGTAACAGGCACGGTGAAGCTGCGCTGCCGGTGGTGGTATCCGGCGGGTGAGCTTGACCGGTGGTGTGCATCAGGTCGTTCATGGCTCGCTACCCTGACTGTATCTCGGCAAGCGCAGCCGTGCTGATAAAGAGACATAAACCGGGAATCTCCGGTGTCAGTCGTTGTTTATTGTACAACTGAGTTTCTGTATTGTCAACAACTATGGATTTTCGTTGACAGTCCGGTTCGGCTGTTGTATAATGCACAACGACTAGACCGGAAGCCGCTTACCAGTAAAAGGAACGATCTTGTCCGAGATCAAATCACTCGCACGCGGGCTGAAGCTGTTGGAGCGTCTGGCTTTGGCTGAAAATGGCGCCGGGATCACGGAATTAGCTGCCCAGCTTGACATCGACAAGAGCAGCGCCTCGCGGTTGGTGCAGACGCTGGCCAGCTACGGCTTTGCCGAACAGGACCCCGATACGCGCCGTTACCGGCTCGGCCCGCGCATCGTCACCCTCAGCCGCTATATGTTGACGCGCATGCCGCTCCGCGATGAGGCCAAGCCGTACCTGCGCCGCCTGGTGGAGCGGACCGGCGAGGGCGCCCACCTGGCCATCCTTTCCCAGGGGGGTGCTCTGTATATTGATCAGGTCGAATCGCCCGCTACCCTGCGGGCTACTACCGGCGTAGGCACTGTGGCCCCCCTGCATTGCACGGCCCTGGGCAAGGTGTTGCTGGCCTTTGACCCCAATGCCCGCATGCCGGATGAGCTGAAGGCCTACACGCCACGGACGATCACATCTCCAGAAACCTTGCGCATGCATCTGGAGCAGACCCGCCGCCAGGGCTATGCTATCGATGACGAGGAGTACGAATACGGCGTCCGCTGTGTAGCGGTGCCGGTGTTCGACTACCGGGGGAAGGCTGTCGGCGCGATCGGGATTTCCGGCCCGGCGGGCCGGATCAGCCTGGAACGCCTCCCTGAGCTGGCGGCGATCACCAAGCAAATCGGCCAGGAATTGACCGATCGGTTGAGCTTCCGGCCCTAGGTACCGGCCTAGGCAGGGCTGGAAGGCCGGTTATTCGTTGCTGGTTTACGCAACAGGGTTGCATAATAAGCAACATGGAGGCATTATGGATCAACTGCGAGTAGGCTTCATCGGTACTGGGCGCATCTCCGACCTGCACGCGCTGGGCTACCTGGGGGATGACCGGGCGCGCATCGTCGCGGTTTGCGACGTCAACGGGGAAGTAGCCCGCCAGCGCGGGCAGGCCTGGGGTGTCCCTGAAGATCGCATTTTTACCGATTACCGGGACCTGCTGGCGCTGCCGGATGTCGATCTTGTTGAGAATCTGTTGCCCCATCACCTCCATTACCAGTCTACGCTGGACATCGCCGCCGCCGGCAAGCACATCTCCCTGCAGAAGCCGATGGCGCTCACCGTGGCGCAGGCGGACGAGATGATCGCCGCGGCCAAACGGGCCGGGGTGATCTTCAAGGTGTTTGAGAACTTCATCTTCTATCCGCCCATTCAGCGGGCCAAGGCGCTGATCGATGCTGGCGAAATCGGCGATCCGCTGACCATTCGCATCAAGAGCAATTCCGGGATCAGTCCCAACGAGTGGGAAATCCCCGGGACGGCGTGGGCCTGGCGCTTCAACCGGGAGACGTGTGGCGGCGGCCCGCTCGTTTTTGATGACGGCCACCATAAGTTCTCGCTGGGCTGGTACTTTATGGGCGAAATTGCCGAAGAAGTCCACGCCTGGATTGGTGAGACCGAGTTCGCCCCCGGCCTGGTTCTCGATTCCCCGGCGGCAGTGACCTGGAAGTTCTCCAACAACCGTTTTGGCCTGTTTGAGGCGGTTCGTTCGCCGGAGCTGGTTATGGATACCAACCACTACGCGCAGGACGACCGGATCGAAATCACCGGCACTAAAGGCGTGATCTGGATCACCCGCGGCCATGGCAAGATGCTGGACATCCCGCCGGTGATCCTCTATCGCGACCGGCAGACGCGCGCTTTCTCTGATATGCCCGTAGGCTGGGAACACAGCTTCATCAATTCGACGCGCCACTTCATCGATGCCTATTTCAAGGGTGAGCCGCCCAGCCTGACCGCTGAACAGGGGCGGGAAATCCTGCGCTTTGCGCTGGCCGCTCAAGAGTCTGCACGGACTGGCCGTGCTGTGTCGTTGAAGTAAGCCCGGAAGGCGGGTGGAACTATGAGACTGACAGGCGCAGAAATCGTCGCCGAGATGCTGATCCGGGAGGGCGTCCCCTATGCGATCGGTATCGGCGGCCACGGCAACCTTCCGCTGCTCGATGCGTTCCGGCAGCGACGGGATCGAATCCGGGTGATCATGCCCCGCCATGAGCAGGCGGCTGTCCATATGGCGGATGGCTACTACCGGGTCAAGGGGCAGCCGCTGGCAGTTTTTACCTCTATCGGCGCAGGCGCTTCCAATACCGCCATTGGTCTGGCAACCGCCTATGTTGATTCCATCCCCTTGCTGTTGCTGATCGGGGAAACGCATACCTATATGCGCGGCGTTGGCGTACTGCAGGAGATCGAACGCCAGCGCTGGTCTGATCTGCCACGTATGCTGGAGCCGGCCGTCAAGCGGAGCTGGCACATCGACAGCGCGGTCCAGTTGCCGCGGGCGGTGGCCCAGGCCTTTAACGCCATGTGCACCGGGCGGCCCGGCCCAACCCTGATCACGTTGCCGATGGATGTGCAGGCCGATACGGTCGAAGTCGATGCGCTGAATCCAGCGGCCCGGCGGCCTCATGACCGTCCAGCGGGCGACCCGGCGGTGATCCGGCAGGCGGCAGAATTGTTGCTACAGGCCAGGCGGCCCGTCATTGTGGCGGGCGGCGGGGTGATCCTCGCTGGGGCGGAGGCCGAACTCCTGGCCCTGGCGGAACATGTCGGGGCCTGTGTAGTAACGACTATGCAGGGCAAGAGCGCCTTCCCGGAGCAACATCCCCTGTACGCCTGGCATATGGGCACCAATGCCACCACCTGTGGCAACCATATGACGGTCAACGCGGATGTCATCCTGGCGGTCGGGGTGCGTTTTGCTGACAAGGCGACCTGCTCCTACCGGCCCGGCCAATCGTTCAGCATCCCGCCCACCCGGCTGATTCATGTCGATATCGATCCGTTCGAGATCGGCAAGAATTACCCGGTGGAGTACGGCATTGTGGGGGACGCTAAGGCTGTGCTGGCCGGATTGGTGGCGGCGGTCAGGGAGGTTGCGCTGCCCCGCCCCTGGCAGGACTCTCCTTACACGCGCGAAATCGCCAAGCAGGTTCAGGCCTGGTTCGCCAGCAACCGCGACCTGCGTGAAGCAGATACGACTCCGGTGACGATGGGGCGGGTGATAACCGAGGTGCGCAGGGTCTTGCCCCAGGAGGGCATCGTACTGACCTCTTCCGGTAACATCCAGGCGCAGGTGTTCCAGGAGATGCCCTTCAGCCAGCCGCGCACATACATCTCGGCGGGCGGTTTCAGCACCATGGGCTGGTCGTACCCGGCGGCGCTGGGCGCCAAGCTGGCCGCGCCAGAAAAGCCGGTCGTGGCCATGGTGGGCGACGGCGACTTCCTGATGACCTTTCAGGAGGTGGCTACCGCCGTGCAGTACAACATCCCGGTTGTGGCGGTGGTGCTGAATAACGTGGGCTGGCAGGCTATCCGCGACCTGCAGAAGATCGCCTTCGCTGATGATGCGGACTATGCCACGATGTTCGAGCAGGATGGCCAGCCGATCACGCCGCATATCGCCAACGCTGCAGCGGCTTTCGGAGCCTATGCGGTGCGGATCAGCCGCCCGGATGAAGTCGCGCCGGCACTGCGTGAAGCGCTGGCCGCCAACCGGCCGGCTGTCGTGGAAGTGATGGTCGATACCCGCTTCGGGACTTCCGGTGGGCTGGCGCCTGGCTGGTGGGATGTGCCTATTCCGGAATACTACCGGGATCGCTATGAAGCCTATGTGCAGGCCCGGCGCGAAGAGCGCGTGTAACGGGCGGCTAGCAGGCCCAATGGGAAAGAGGTAGCTGGCATGCATGCGCATACCGACAGTCTGATCAGCGAGTTGCAGGAGCGGGCGCGCCAGATCCGCCTGGATACGCTGGATATGGTCTACCGACGCCAGGCGGGCCACCCCGGCGGATCGTTCTCAGCGGCGGAAATCCTGGCGGCGCTGTACTTTCACCATCTCAAGATTGACCCGACAAATCCCCGCTGGCCGGAGCGCGACCGCTTCATCCTGAGCAAAGGTCATGCCGCCGCGGCGCTCTACGCGGCGCTGGCCCGGCGCGGTTACTTCCCGGTGGAAGACCTGGCAAAATGGGGGCACCTGGACGGTCACCTGCAGGGGCACCCGGATCGCGTCAAGACGCCTGGCGTGGAGATGTCTTCCGGCTTTCTGGGGCATGGGTTGTCGGTTGCGGTGGGGATGGCCCTGGCGCAGCGTCTGGGTGGACCGCGTTACCACATCTATGTCCTGATGAGCGATGGCTGTATGCAGTCCGGGGTCGCCTGGGAAGGGGCACTGGCGGCGGCCAAGTATCGCTGCCATGAGGTCACGGTGATCATGGACTACAACGATGTGCAGCTGGACGGCGCAGCTCATGACATCATGCCGCTGGAGCCGCTGATCGATAAATGGAAAGCCTTCGGTTTCGCTGTGCTGGAGATCAACGGGCATAACCTCCGACAGGTTCTGGATGCACTGGATGAAGCCCTGGAAATCCACAGTATGCCGACGGTGATCCTGGCACATACCACCAAGGGCAAAGGGGTTTCCTTTATGGAAAACACGGCGCTGTGGCATGGCGCGGTCCCCAACAGCGAGCAGTACGCCCAGGCCCGCGCTGAGTTACTGGGGGGAGTATGATGGCTGAAGTACCACAACGCCAGGCTTACGGCATGGCTCTTGCTGAATACGGGGATGTGAATCCGGATGTCGTCGTCCTCGACGCCGATGTATCGTCCTCCACGCTGACCAAATACTTCGCCGATCGCCATCCATCCCGCTTTTTCAACCTGGGGGTTACGGAAGCGTCGATGGTCAATGTGGGGGTGGGGCTGGCGCTGAGCGGCAGGATTCCCTTCGTGAACACCTTCGCTGCCCTTTTGACCCTGCGCGCCTGCGAGCAGATCCGCACCTGTGTGGCCTATGCCAACGCCAACGTCAAGCTGATCGGCGGTTACGCCGGGCTATCTGACTACAAAGACGGGCCAACGCATTTCGCCATCAACGATGTCGCCCTGATGCGCGCCATGCCCAATGTTGTGGTCATCGCACCAGCGGATAACATCGAAGCGGCGCGGATGGTGCGGGCTATCGCCGAGCATGAAGGCCCGGTATATATGCGGATCAGCCGGGCAGCAGTGCCCGACGTGTTCGGCCCGGATCATCAGGTGCACATCGGCAAAGGGATCATGCTGCGGTCCGGCAACGATGTGACCATCATCGGGTCGGGCAGTATGATGGGGCGGTGCGTCCGGGCGGCGGATCAACTGGTGGCGGAGGGGGTGAGCGTCCGCTTGCTGAACATCCACACCCTCAAGCCGCTGGATGTTGACCTGATCTGCCAGGCCGCCGAGGAAACTGGCGCCTTGGTGACGGCGGAGGATCACAGCGTCATCGGCGGGCTGGGCGGGGCAGTGGCCGAGGCGCTTGGCCGCTGTTGCCCGGCGGTGCTGGAATATGTCGGGTTGCAGGATACCTTTGCTGGTACCGGGCTGGACACTGAATCATTGATGG
This region includes:
- a CDS encoding IclR family transcriptional regulator — its product is MSEIKSLARGLKLLERLALAENGAGITELAAQLDIDKSSASRLVQTLASYGFAEQDPDTRRYRLGPRIVTLSRYMLTRMPLRDEAKPYLRRLVERTGEGAHLAILSQGGALYIDQVESPATLRATTGVGTVAPLHCTALGKVLLAFDPNARMPDELKAYTPRTITSPETLRMHLEQTRRQGYAIDDEEYEYGVRCVAVPVFDYRGKAVGAIGISGPAGRISLERLPELAAITKQIGQELTDRLSFRP
- a CDS encoding Gfo/Idh/MocA family oxidoreductase — encoded protein: MMDQLRVGFIGTGRISDLHALGYLGDDRARIVAVCDVNGEVARQRGQAWGVPEDRIFTDYRDLLALPDVDLVENLLPHHLHYQSTLDIAAAGKHISLQKPMALTVAQADEMIAAAKRAGVIFKVFENFIFYPPIQRAKALIDAGEIGDPLTIRIKSNSGISPNEWEIPGTAWAWRFNRETCGGGPLVFDDGHHKFSLGWYFMGEIAEEVHAWIGETEFAPGLVLDSPAAVTWKFSNNRFGLFEAVRSPELVMDTNHYAQDDRIEITGTKGVIWITRGHGKMLDIPPVILYRDRQTRAFSDMPVGWEHSFINSTRHFIDAYFKGEPPSLTAEQGREILRFALAAQESARTGRAVSLK
- a CDS encoding thiamine pyrophosphate-binding protein — encoded protein: MRLTGAEIVAEMLIREGVPYAIGIGGHGNLPLLDAFRQRRDRIRVIMPRHEQAAVHMADGYYRVKGQPLAVFTSIGAGASNTAIGLATAYVDSIPLLLLIGETHTYMRGVGVLQEIERQRWSDLPRMLEPAVKRSWHIDSAVQLPRAVAQAFNAMCTGRPGPTLITLPMDVQADTVEVDALNPAARRPHDRPAGDPAVIRQAAELLLQARRPVIVAGGGVILAGAEAELLALAEHVGACVVTTMQGKSAFPEQHPLYAWHMGTNATTCGNHMTVNADVILAVGVRFADKATCSYRPGQSFSIPPTRLIHVDIDPFEIGKNYPVEYGIVGDAKAVLAGLVAAVREVALPRPWQDSPYTREIAKQVQAWFASNRDLREADTTPVTMGRVITEVRRVLPQEGIVLTSSGNIQAQVFQEMPFSQPRTYISAGGFSTMGWSYPAALGAKLAAPEKPVVAMVGDGDFLMTFQEVATAVQYNIPVVAVVLNNVGWQAIRDLQKIAFADDADYATMFEQDGQPITPHIANAAAAFGAYAVRISRPDEVAPALREALAANRPAVVEVMVDTRFGTSGGLAPGWWDVPIPEYYRDRYEAYVQARREERV
- a CDS encoding transketolase, with the protein product MHAHTDSLISELQERARQIRLDTLDMVYRRQAGHPGGSFSAAEILAALYFHHLKIDPTNPRWPERDRFILSKGHAAAALYAALARRGYFPVEDLAKWGHLDGHLQGHPDRVKTPGVEMSSGFLGHGLSVAVGMALAQRLGGPRYHIYVLMSDGCMQSGVAWEGALAAAKYRCHEVTVIMDYNDVQLDGAAHDIMPLEPLIDKWKAFGFAVLEINGHNLRQVLDALDEALEIHSMPTVILAHTTKGKGVSFMENTALWHGAVPNSEQYAQARAELLGGV
- a CDS encoding transketolase family protein encodes the protein MAEVPQRQAYGMALAEYGDVNPDVVVLDADVSSSTLTKYFADRHPSRFFNLGVTEASMVNVGVGLALSGRIPFVNTFAALLTLRACEQIRTCVAYANANVKLIGGYAGLSDYKDGPTHFAINDVALMRAMPNVVVIAPADNIEAARMVRAIAEHEGPVYMRISRAAVPDVFGPDHQVHIGKGIMLRSGNDVTIIGSGSMMGRCVRAADQLVAEGVSVRLLNIHTLKPLDVDLICQAAEETGALVTAEDHSVIGGLGGAVAEALGRCCPAVLEYVGLQDTFAGTGLDTESLMDAWGLAVQDIVNAARRAMERKARRR